CGTGACGCGTGCCGGTGAGATCGGCTACCTCCCGCAGGACTCCAAGGAGGGTGATATCGAACAGACCGCCCGTGACCGTGTGCTCTCCGCCCGCGGCCTGGACCAGTTGCGGTCCTCCATGGATCGTCAACAGGAGCTCATGGAGTCCGGCACCGACTCGCAGCGTGACGCCGCCATCATCAAGTACAGCCGCCTCGAGGAGCGCTACGCCTCTCTCGGCGGCTATGAGGCAGACTCCGAAGCAGCCAGGATCTGTGACGGTCTCGGCCTGCCCCAGCGCATCCTCGATCAGCAACTCAAAACTCTCTCAGGTGGCCAGCGTCGTCGTGTGGAGCTCGCGCAGATCCTCTTCGCCGCGACGTCGGGGTCGGGACGGTCGGCGACGACGCTCCTGCTTGATGAGCCCACCAACCACCTTGACGCGGATTCGATCTCCTGGCTCCGGGACTTCCTCCAGCGCCACGAAGGTGGCCTGGTCATGATCTCCCACGACGTCGAACTCCTCGAGGCCGTCGTCAACAAGGTCTGGTTCCTCGACGCCGTGCGCGGTGAGGCCGATGTCTACAACATGACCTGGAAGAAGTACCTGGACGCCCGGGCCACCGACGAGGCTCGTCGCCGCCGCGAAAAAGCCAATGCGGAGAAGAAGGCCGGAGCGCTGCGTCAGCAGGCCGCGAAGCTCGGCGCGAAGGCCACCAAGGCGGCCGCCGCGAAGCAGATGATCGCCCGCGCGGACCGCATGATCGATGATCTCGACGAGGTCCGCCAGGACGACAAGTACGCCAACATCTCCTTCCCTGAGCCCGCTCCCTGCGGGAAGACACCGATGAACGCGACGGGTCTGACGAAGATGTACGGCTCACTGGAGGTGTTCGCCGGCGTCGACCTTGCGGTGGACCGCGGTTCGCGTGTGGTTGTCCTGGGCTTCAATGGTGCCGGTAAGACGACCCTGCTGAAACTCCTCGCCGGTGTGGAGCGAACCGACGGAGAAGGCGGCATCGTCAGCGGATACGGTCTCAAGGTGGGCTACTTCGCCCAGGAGCACGACACGATCGACCCGGCTGCCAGCGTCTGGGACAACGCTATCCAGGCCTGTCCTG
The genomic region above belongs to Corynebacterium glyciniphilum AJ 3170 and contains:
- a CDS encoding ABC-F family ATP-binding cassette domain-containing protein, with amino-acid sequence MIVTQDLEVRVGARTLLNAPGQQLRVQPGDRIGLVGRNGAGKTTSMRILAGEGEPYGGTVTRAGEIGYLPQDSKEGDIEQTARDRVLSARGLDQLRSSMDRQQELMESGTDSQRDAAIIKYSRLEERYASLGGYEADSEAARICDGLGLPQRILDQQLKTLSGGQRRRVELAQILFAATSGSGRSATTLLLDEPTNHLDADSISWLRDFLQRHEGGLVMISHDVELLEAVVNKVWFLDAVRGEADVYNMTWKKYLDARATDEARRRREKANAEKKAGALRQQAAKLGAKATKAAAAKQMIARADRMIDDLDEVRQDDKYANISFPEPAPCGKTPMNATGLTKMYGSLEVFAGVDLAVDRGSRVVVLGFNGAGKTTLLKLLAGVERTDGEGGIVSGYGLKVGYFAQEHDTIDPAASVWDNAIQACPEAGEQDLRGLLGAFMFSGEQLNQPAGTLSGGEKTRLALATLVSSRANVLLLDEPTNNLDPQSREQVLNALRTYTGAVILVTHDPGAVKALEPERVIVLPDGDEDLWSDAYMDIVELA